One window of the Rosa rugosa chromosome 3, drRosRugo1.1, whole genome shotgun sequence genome contains the following:
- the LOC133741345 gene encoding protein SULFUR DEFICIENCY-INDUCED 1 produces MEGMMSFKISNNSTAAATTKGKKDELYHVIHKVPSGDTPYVRAKHAQLVEKDPEAAIVLFWKAINAGDRVDSALKDMAVVMKQLDRTEEAIEAIKSFRGLCSKQAQDSLDNVLIDLYKKCGKIEEQIDLLKRKLRLIYQGAAFNGRQTKTARSHGKKFQVSVKQETSRLLGNLGWAYMQKGNYMMAEVVYRKAQMIDPDSNKACNLGLSLIKQGRYEDAQLVLEDVLQSRLPGADETKSRRRAHELLMELRSIHDPPESVDLLGLDDDFVKGLEQLMNEWGPFRSKRLPIFEEISQFRDQVAC; encoded by the exons ATGGAGGGAATGATGAGTTTCAAGATTAGCAACAACAGCACTGCTGCTGCGACGACGAAGGGGAAGAAGGATGAGCTTTATCATGTTATTCACAAGGTGCCTTCTGGTGATACTCCTTATGTTAGAGCCAAGCATGCTCAG CTTGTTGAGAAGGATCCAGAGGCTGCAATAGTGTTGTTTTGGAAGGCAATAAATGCAGGAGATAGAGTAGACAGTGCCCTAAAGGACATGGCCGTTGTGATGAAGCAACTAGACAGAACTGAAGAAGCCATTGAAGCTATCAAGTCCTTCAGAGGCCTTTGCTCTAAACAAGCACAAGACTCGCTGGATAATGTTCTCATCGACTTGTACAAGAAGTGTGGGAAGATCGAGGAGCAGATTGACTTGCTCAAGAGGAAGCTGAGGTTGATATACCAAGGAGCAGCCttcaatggcagacagactaagACTGCACGCTCTCATGGAAAGAAGTTCCAGGTCTCTGTTAAGCAAGAAACCTCCAGATTATTG GGAAATTTGGGATGGGCATACATGCAGAAAGGAAACTATATGATGGCAGAGGTAGTGTATCGAAAAGCTCAGATGATCGATCCTGACTCCAATAAGGCATGCAACTTGGGACTCTCCCTAATCAAACAGGGCCGCTATGAAGATGCTCAGTTGGTTCTTGAGGATGTATTGCAAAGTCGACTTCCGGGTGCCGATGAGACAAAGTCGAGAAGAAGGGCTCATGAATTGCTAATGGAATTGAGGTCCATACATGATCCGCCTGAGTCCGTGGACTTATTGGGGCTAGATGATGATTTTGTCAAGGGGCTTGAGCAGTTGATGAATGAATGGGGTCCTTTTAGATCCAAGAGGCTTCCCATCTTCGAAGAAATCTCTCAATTTAGAGATCAAGTGGCATGTTAA
- the LOC133739496 gene encoding uncharacterized protein LOC133739496, translating to MESYRRVEKPKPELPISENEIRITTQGAIRNYISYATTQLQDKQVNEIVLKAMGQAISKTVAIAEIIKKRVPMLHQDTAISSVSITDVWEPIEEGLVPVEMTRHVSMISITLSTKELNTTSAGYQAPSPLDQSKPQPNYQQQQPRQARGPYNAVNEDSYGRGRGRGRGRGRGRGGGYGNYQGGYGNYQGGYGNYQGGGYGSYQDNGGYPNRGRGGGRGRSWPNRGSGGYERGSGPSGGYERGSGGYERGSGGYERGAGGYERGSGGYERGAGGYERGAGGYDRNAGYERGAGGNDRGAGGYDRNAGYERGASGNDRGAGGYERGPGGYDRGTGGYDRGTGGYERGRGQGGRGYGRGRGRMGGRSRGGANQA from the exons TACCGGAGAGTCGAGAAGCCGAAGCCGGAGCTCCCAATCAGCGAGAACGAGATCCGAATCACCACCCAGGGCGCCATCAGAAACTACATCAGCTATGCCACCACTCAGCTCCAG gaTAAACAAGTCAACGAAATTGTCTTGAAAGCAATGGGACAGGCAATCAGCAAGACAGTGGCTATTGCTGAAATCATAAAG AAGAGGGTTCCAATGTTGCATCAAGATACTGCCATCAGCTCTGTAAGCATAACTGATGTATGGGAACCTATTGAGGAGGGTCTTGTACC TGTGGAGATGACTCGCCATGTGTCAATGATTTCAATTACACTATCAACTAAGGAGTTAAACACAACCTCTGCGGG ATATCAAGCTCCATCTCCCCTAGACCAATCAAAGCCACAGCCCAATTaccaacaacagcaaccaagaCAAGCTCGTGGTCCATACAATGCTGTCAATGAAG ATTCATATGGTCGAGGACGGGGACGTGGTAGAGGCAGAGGTCGTGGCAGAGGTGGAGGATACGGCAACTATCAAGGTGGATATGGCAACTATCAAGGGGGATATGGAAACTATCAAGGAGGTGGTTATGGAAGCTATCAAG ATAATGGTGGGTATCCAAATCGGGGAAGAGGTGGTGGACGAGGCAGAAGTTGGCCCAATCGTG GTTCTGGTGGTTATGAAAGAGGTTCAGGACCTTCAGGTGGCTATGAAAGGGGTTCAGGTGGCTATGAAAGAGGTTCAGGTGGCTATGAAAGAGGTGCCGGTGGCTATGAAAGAGGTTCAGGTGGCTATGAAAGAGGTGCCGGTGGCTATGAAAGAGGTGCCGGTGGTTATGATAGAAATGCTGGATATGAAAGAGGTGCTGGTGGAAATGATAGAGGTGCTGGTGGTTATGATAGAAATGCTGGTTATGAAAGAGGTGCCAGTGGGAATGATAGAGGTGCTGGTGGCTATGAAAGAGGTCCTGGTGGGTATGACAGAGGTACTGGTGGTTATGACAGGGGTACTGGTGGTTATGAAAGAGGCAGAGGTCAAGGGGGCAGAGGATATGGTCGTGGGAGGGGACGGATGGGTGGACGCTCTAGGGGTGGTGCGAACCAGGCATAA
- the LOC133738778 gene encoding pantoate--beta-alanine ligase produces the protein MAAKEPEIIRDKDQMRNWSRAMRSQGKTIGLVPTMGYLHDGHLSLIREAHDHSDVIVVSIYVNPGQFSPTEDLSTYPSDFHGDIQKLRAVPGGVDVVFNPHNLYDYGTNRRSSVSNGEGAKSVSCVEEKGLGHETWVRVETLEKGMCGKSRPVFFRGVATVVTKLFNIVDPDVALFGKKDYQQWRIIQRLVRDLDFSIRVIGSEVVRENDGLAMSSRNVRLSPEEREKALSINKSLSRARFSAEKGLIRCKELTNSVIQAINEAGGRVDYAEIVDQESLEPVEEIRSPVVFCVAAWFGKVRLIDNMEINI, from the exons ATGGCAGCCAAAGAACCAGAGATCATCAGAGACAAGGACCAGATGAGGAACTGGTCGAGGGCCATGAGATCCCAAGGCAAAACCATAGGCCTAGTACCCACCATGGGCTACCTCCACGACGGCCACCTTTCCCTCATCAGAGAAGCCCACGACCACTCCGACGTCATCGTCGTCTCCATCTACGTAAACCCAGGTCAGTTCTCTCCCACCGAAGACCTCTCCACATACCCATCTGATTTCCACGGCGATATCCAAAAGCTGAGGGCTGTTCCTGGTGGCGTTGATGTTGTTTTCAATCCTCACAATCTCTACGACTATGGAACCAACAGGAGGTCGTCGGTGAGTAATGGTGAAGGGGCAAAATCGGTTTCTTGTGTGGAGGAGAAGGGGTTGGGGCATGAGACATGGGTTAGAGTTGAGACATTGGAGAAGGGTATGTGTGGCAAGAGTAGGCCTGTGTTTTTCAGAGGGGTTGCGACTGTTGTCACCAAGTTGTTTAACATAGTCGACCCTGATGTTGCTCTGTTTGGGAAGAAGGATTATCAGCAATGGCGGATTATTCAGCGACTG GTTCGGGATCTTGATTTTTCCATTAGAGTCATTGGTTCTGAGGTAGTGCGTGAAAACGATGGCCTGGCAATGAGTTCGCGAAATGTGCGCCTCTCACCTGAAGAACGGGAAAAG GCATTGTCTATAAACAAGTCACTGTCAAGAGCTAGGTTTTCTGCAGAAAAGGGTCTAATTAGATGTAAAGAATTAACAAATTCAGTCATCCAAGCGATCAATGAAGCTGGCGGAAGGGTTGATTATGCAGAG ATTGTAGACCAAGAAAGTCTGGAGCCAGTTGAAGAAATAAGAAGTCCTGTTGTGTTCTGTGTTGCTGCTTGGTTTGGAAAGGTCAGATTGATAGATAACATGGAGATCAACATATGA